A single Thiohalobacter thiocyanaticus DNA region contains:
- a CDS encoding thymidine phosphorylase family protein — protein sequence MNKQKVEASPVHNGELALKRVAIDTYRENVAYLHRDCHVYRAEGFQALSKIQIRHGEHRILAVLNVVDDEAIVDPGELGLSEQAFAQFGAEAGARVSAAHAEPPRSMEAVRRKMNGEILGEADFTAIARDINDHLYSKTELAAFLVASGQTGLDRDEILYLTRAMFETGERLNWEEPLVADKHCIGGIPGNRTSMLVVPIIAAHGMLIPKTSSRAITSPSGTADTMEVLANVELSPEALYHLGHQHRGCLAWGGTAHLAPVDDILISVERPLGLDSQGLMVASILSKKLAAGSTHLLIDIPVGPTAKVRHMRQALALRKLFEFVGDHLGIHLEVVITDGRQPVGRGIGPVLEVRDVLQVLENDPDAPADLRQKSLHLAGRILEFDPDVRGGFGYAIARDILESGRALEKLQAIIAAQGAREADLEPGPLNFEIKAREDGIVTAIDNYRLGRIARLAGAPMGKGAGVDLLVKVGDRVRAGEPLYRVHAEVKADFEFARQLCERDSGYSLGDHPPPAQIEPFN from the coding sequence ATGAATAAACAGAAGGTTGAAGCCAGCCCGGTGCACAATGGCGAACTGGCCCTGAAACGGGTCGCCATCGACACCTACCGGGAGAACGTCGCCTATCTGCACCGCGACTGCCACGTCTACCGGGCCGAGGGTTTCCAGGCCCTGTCCAAGATCCAGATCCGCCATGGCGAGCACCGCATCCTGGCCGTGCTCAACGTGGTCGATGACGAGGCCATCGTCGATCCGGGCGAACTGGGGCTGTCGGAGCAGGCCTTCGCCCAGTTCGGCGCCGAGGCCGGCGCCCGGGTCAGCGCCGCCCATGCCGAGCCGCCGCGCTCGATGGAGGCCGTACGGCGCAAGATGAACGGCGAGATCCTGGGCGAAGCGGACTTCACCGCCATCGCCCGCGACATCAACGACCATCTCTACTCCAAGACCGAACTGGCCGCCTTCCTGGTCGCCTCCGGCCAGACCGGACTGGACCGCGACGAGATCCTGTATCTGACCCGCGCCATGTTCGAGACCGGCGAGCGGCTGAACTGGGAGGAGCCGCTGGTCGCCGACAAGCACTGCATCGGTGGCATTCCCGGCAACCGCACCTCGATGCTGGTCGTACCCATCATCGCCGCCCACGGCATGCTCATCCCCAAGACCTCCAGCCGCGCCATCACCTCGCCCTCGGGCACCGCCGACACCATGGAGGTGCTGGCCAACGTCGAGCTCTCGCCCGAGGCGCTGTACCACCTGGGCCACCAGCACCGCGGCTGCCTGGCCTGGGGCGGCACCGCGCACCTGGCGCCGGTCGATGACATCCTGATCTCGGTGGAACGCCCGCTGGGACTGGACTCGCAGGGCCTGATGGTGGCCTCCATCCTGTCCAAGAAACTGGCCGCCGGCTCCACCCACCTGCTGATCGACATCCCGGTCGGCCCCACCGCCAAGGTCCGGCACATGCGCCAGGCCCTGGCGCTGCGCAAGCTGTTCGAATTCGTCGGCGATCACCTGGGCATCCACCTGGAGGTGGTCATCACCGACGGCCGCCAGCCGGTCGGGCGCGGCATCGGCCCGGTGCTGGAGGTGCGCGACGTGCTTCAGGTGCTGGAGAACGATCCCGACGCCCCGGCCGATCTGCGTCAGAAGTCCCTGCACCTGGCCGGGCGCATCCTGGAATTCGATCCCGACGTGCGCGGCGGCTTCGGCTACGCCATTGCCCGCGACATCCTGGAATCGGGCCGGGCGCTGGAAAAGCTTCAGGCCATTATCGCCGCCCAGGGCGCCCGCGAGGCCGACCTGGAACCCGGACCGCTGAATTTCGAGATCAAGGCGCGGGAGGACGGCATCGTCACCGCCATCGACAACTACCGCCTGGGCCGCATCGCCCGCCTGGCCGGCGCGCCCATGGGCAAGGGTGCCGGCGTGGATCTGCTGGTCAAGGTCGGTGATCGGGTGCGCGCGGGCGAGCCGCTGTATCGCGTCCACGCCGAGGTCAAGGCCGATTTCGAGTTCGCCCGCCAGCTGTGCGAACGGGACTCGGGCTACAGCCTTGGCGATCATCCGCCGCCGGCCCAGATCGAGCCGTTCAATTGA